One Gimesia aquarii DNA segment encodes these proteins:
- a CDS encoding MMPL family transporter, protein MDNLSPDNQERSFLGETLCAMTQFVVTHSKFSLAFALIISIGCVLLTVFRLEFKTDRADLIDPTAAFHKKWINYTESFGSSSDLVCVVESDTPEAIKYVLRVLGKRIEQHPELFENPLYQIDPGDLPSKGLQYLTPQQLQTGLDRLDEYGPIYRGGRWDLTQVDLLYDRLRYQIQSRSTSYRGVEREQHLEPLFNHAAILSNSMSRYLANQSDFQSPWPSIVPVNERMRERSREVIYLLNQSGTMGFLKVFPVHQENGFDGATNAIEKMRSIIGEVAAENPEAKISLTGIPVLENDEMRKSQSDMINASIISCLGVGLLLFIGFRGFRHPILALIMLSAGMAWAFGYTTLTIGHLNILSVSFAVILIGLGIDFGIHYLARYIELRHHGESLEPALIKTSGTVGTGIVTAALTTALAFYCAGLTPFLGIAELGFIAGGGILLCAVATFIVLPALLSRADRNIEVKQMPTPFQGKWLQKIIIRFPRSVALCSLGVVAFCAVQMLQKTDDGWKSRVVYDYNLLNLQASGLESVEVQKRIFNDAQNSLLFAVSVADSVDEAHALRRKFEALPTVHHVEELASRVPAHSPRETNLLVQSFRAQLEQLPDTVPYVNRLNPLIIGRKLEQFYVLLSRYNHPKAQATARVLDQFLNRFESMTLSQQSRFLDEFQYRTTASLLGQFKALRGASDPAPVRFSDLPRSLTSRFVSAEGKWLIQVYPRDHIWEIGPLEEFVKEVRSVDPDVTGTPLQNYEASQQIKVSYKTASVYALAIICIVLLFDYLSRRHAAMSMIPALVLATCTWFILFNRGTPISIEAAIGMFLVMCIGVAFVLDRQSLYDVFLTMLPPVIGGIVMFGILAMMSINLNPANLIVLPLILGIGVDDGVHVVHDYRMKKGAYKTSPSTINAIVLTSLTSMIGFGSMMIATHRGLYSVGLVLVIGVACCLFVSLVTLPALLTWISNREQETDSVSVNSGDDRQNKHGKKRRNRNEMEAAA, encoded by the coding sequence GTGGACAATCTCTCTCCAGACAATCAGGAACGCTCATTCCTCGGCGAGACGTTATGCGCGATGACCCAGTTTGTGGTCACTCACTCTAAGTTTAGTCTGGCATTTGCGCTCATCATTTCCATTGGTTGTGTGTTACTAACGGTCTTCCGTTTGGAATTCAAAACAGATCGTGCTGATCTAATTGATCCTACAGCCGCCTTTCATAAAAAATGGATCAATTATACAGAGAGTTTTGGTAGTTCTTCTGATCTTGTGTGCGTCGTAGAGTCGGATACTCCCGAAGCGATTAAGTATGTATTACGCGTTCTGGGAAAGCGGATTGAACAACATCCAGAGTTGTTTGAAAATCCGTTGTATCAAATTGATCCTGGGGATCTTCCGTCGAAGGGATTGCAATATTTGACACCCCAGCAGTTACAGACGGGATTAGATCGGTTAGATGAATACGGTCCGATCTACCGTGGTGGACGTTGGGATCTAACACAGGTTGATTTGCTTTATGATCGGCTACGATATCAGATTCAGTCGCGATCCACGAGCTATCGTGGGGTAGAACGCGAGCAACATCTGGAGCCTCTCTTCAACCACGCTGCGATTCTATCGAACAGCATGTCGCGTTATCTGGCGAATCAGAGTGATTTTCAGTCTCCCTGGCCTTCAATTGTTCCCGTGAATGAACGAATGCGAGAGCGATCACGAGAAGTGATCTATCTATTGAACCAAAGTGGGACGATGGGATTTCTCAAAGTATTCCCCGTTCATCAGGAAAACGGGTTTGATGGTGCGACCAATGCGATTGAAAAAATGCGCAGTATCATAGGAGAAGTCGCTGCCGAAAACCCGGAGGCAAAGATAAGCCTGACTGGAATTCCGGTACTTGAGAACGATGAGATGCGCAAATCACAGTCGGATATGATTAATGCATCAATCATCTCCTGTCTCGGCGTGGGTCTCTTGCTATTTATCGGGTTTCGAGGTTTTAGACATCCCATCCTAGCGTTGATCATGCTGTCGGCAGGCATGGCGTGGGCGTTTGGATATACGACGTTAACCATTGGTCACTTAAATATTCTTTCGGTTTCTTTCGCTGTGATTCTGATCGGGCTCGGAATCGATTTTGGAATACATTACCTGGCTCGGTACATTGAACTGCGTCATCATGGCGAAAGTCTGGAACCGGCACTCATTAAGACATCGGGTACCGTAGGAACCGGCATTGTCACAGCGGCATTGACGACAGCGTTGGCCTTTTACTGTGCTGGGTTGACACCTTTTCTGGGAATTGCCGAGTTAGGATTCATCGCCGGTGGTGGAATTCTACTCTGTGCAGTTGCGACATTCATCGTTTTGCCTGCACTGTTATCACGGGCTGATCGGAATATCGAAGTCAAGCAGATGCCAACTCCATTTCAGGGGAAATGGTTACAGAAAATTATCATCCGATTTCCACGGAGTGTGGCTTTGTGCTCTTTGGGTGTGGTTGCTTTCTGTGCGGTTCAGATGCTGCAAAAAACAGACGACGGTTGGAAGTCTCGTGTGGTTTATGATTATAACCTGCTAAACTTGCAAGCTTCCGGTCTGGAATCGGTGGAAGTTCAAAAACGCATTTTTAATGATGCTCAAAATTCTCTTTTGTTCGCGGTTTCGGTGGCAGATAGCGTCGACGAAGCCCATGCGCTCCGCAGGAAGTTTGAAGCATTGCCTACCGTACATCATGTTGAAGAGCTGGCTTCGCGCGTTCCCGCTCATTCGCCACGTGAGACAAATCTGCTCGTTCAATCGTTTCGGGCTCAGTTAGAGCAATTGCCCGATACTGTTCCCTATGTTAACAGATTGAATCCTCTCATTATTGGACGAAAACTGGAACAGTTCTATGTGCTCTTATCTCGCTATAACCACCCGAAAGCTCAGGCGACGGCACGTGTGCTCGATCAATTTCTGAATCGATTTGAGTCGATGACACTGTCTCAGCAATCACGGTTTCTTGATGAATTTCAATATCGCACAACGGCTTCTCTGTTAGGTCAATTTAAAGCATTACGTGGAGCTTCCGACCCGGCTCCTGTTCGTTTTTCAGATCTTCCTCGGTCTTTGACTTCTCGCTTTGTGAGTGCAGAGGGGAAATGGTTGATTCAAGTCTATCCCCGCGATCATATCTGGGAGATTGGTCCTCTGGAAGAATTTGTAAAAGAGGTTCGCTCCGTTGACCCCGATGTCACTGGAACGCCATTACAAAATTATGAGGCTTCGCAACAGATCAAAGTCAGTTACAAAACAGCTTCCGTTTATGCTCTGGCTATTATTTGCATCGTTTTATTGTTCGACTATTTAAGCCGTCGACACGCTGCCATGTCGATGATTCCTGCGTTGGTTCTTGCAACTTGCACCTGGTTTATTCTCTTCAATCGAGGAACGCCCATCAGTATTGAAGCTGCGATAGGCATGTTTCTGGTGATGTGCATCGGAGTCGCGTTTGTTTTAGATCGACAAAGTCTTTATGACGTTTTTTTGACAATGCTGCCTCCCGTCATTGGTGGTATTGTCATGTTTGGAATTCTGGCAATGATGTCGATCAATCTTAATCCAGCAAATTTAATTGTGTTGCCCTTGATTTTAGGAATTGGCGTCGATGACGGCGTGCATGTCGTTCATGATTATCGGATGAAAAAAGGCGCCTATAAAACATCTCCGAGTACCATTAATGCCATCGTTTTGACCTCGCTTACTTCCATGATCGGTTTTGGAAGTATGATGATCGCAACGCATCGGGGGCTCTATAGTGTTGGTCTGGTGCTGGTGATTGGTGTTGCTTGTTGCCTGTTCGTTTCCCTTGTCACCTTACCAGCTCTCTTGACCTGGATTTCTAATCGCGAACAAGAGACAGATTCGGTAAGTGTCAATAGTGGAGATGACAGGCAAAACAAGCATGGTAAGAAGCGGCGAAACCGCAACGAAATGGAAGCCGCCGCCTGA